The Aythya fuligula isolate bAytFul2 chromosome 1, bAytFul2.pri, whole genome shotgun sequence nucleotide sequence TGTATGTAGGATCGGTAAAACCATTGGTACGCTGAAATCAGGCAAGTTTATTGTCGGACctccaatatttttattatggatCTCTCAGTAGGTATGAATACTAGTTTCCAACAATTCAGTGCAGAAGCTATGGGGCTCcaagaataaaatacacaatatttttcctcagtatTTCTTCCAACTGTGTTCTTTTTCCCCATGAGTATGTCTCTTTCTGTACACGTGCTTCCTATCTCAGAGTCGCCCTTTCTTTGTTTGCCCTTTTCCTAGCACACTGCTATCTGGCTGCTGGGTTTTCAGGAGCAGTTTTGCTGAGAAGTGCTGCTTGCTGAGAATTTATACTGCTtggcctgctgcagagctcaaCAGCTACACAGAGGGTAACTTCTCAGGAAGTTTATTTATTCTGGTCACTTACCCAGCCATTCAGAAAAGGAGGATCTTCTGATTGATGAGCTGGCCACCCAAGCAGCACATATGAATGGGTTAACCAGAAAGGAGGCAGACACTTGTTGTCTTTTAAACTGCTTTGCAAAGTGCCTATTGTGCATGTTTGTTCTAGGATTTTGTATTCCTTGCTAtggaaatgaattattttctttatgattaTATAATTCACAAGTCACCTACTAATTTCTGAGTTACCACCAGGATGTCTAAGCATTGCATGAAGTTTAGCACGAGCTGTGTTTTGCTGAAGTActtctctgcctttccctcatgcctttctttttttggagGGGTTTTCCTCCGAGAACTATTCTATCAAATGCTAGACCAATGTATTACTCAATTTGCAGTTTCTCATATTGCCTGTACTGCACAAAAGCTTTTCTACtgtttaaaataagataaattgACTTTGATGcaattcagaaatgtaaaggAGACGCCATCTTAAACAGGGTCcataggaaaaaattaaaagtatgtaTCATTTTTTGGTAGTGTGTAGAATTGGTGGAATGGGCTCTTACTACTAATCTACCACAAAGTTACGTTTGCTTAGTAGTTCCATTTTCTGGCCTTTTTGGTAACATCAGCACTAGAGAACAAGTGACTGTGActagaaaagcagagaagagttACTTAAGCCACAAAATAACTCTGTACTGAGAATTATATCTTCAGGCGCCCTGCTGAGATAGCCTGAGAAGTGCATTCACTGTAAGAATGTATTTAAGGAAGGACGGAAGTTGCAGGTTCTTAGGGGCctgtgcaaaaaataaaagtccatTGACAGTAGACTGTTTTGCTCATGCAGACATAGCCACCACTGATCAAAACACGGTAATCTAAGCAACACTGTGCTCTCACGCAGACTTAAACTGCTTAGTTGAGACCTGAACTGGGGCATCTTGCCATCAGTTGTGTAGTGCAACACGCACCCACACAAACCAAATTCTTTTGCTCAAGAACTGTTTCCTACAGCATTTTGAAGAGTTAGACCCTGAAGCTGCCTGCTTGAGGTTTTTCTCTAAGTCATCTGCTAAACATGCTATGGGAATGGTGTTAAAGAAacaattaattctgttcttacAAGTAAtgttatattaataaaatactaCATTCCTGTGattctctctttttcacttGCCTCTTTATTGTACTTCTGCAGAATACAAAGCAGGTGTCCAATGATATAAATTCTTGGGGTGTCTTCGAGAGAAGGTCTGATATTTTGTGTATGCTAATTTGGGGTCAGTTTAGTGTTCCTGTTACAGAGCTCAGGGTAGGATAGTTTGGAGTGAGTGATTTTTCAGCTTTGCGTGGGTGATCGAACTTCTCACAACAGCTAGTATTCAGTAAcactttctgctctttctgcacTCAGTGGTCAACTCATCTTGATCTCAGCTGCAGAGAAGACTGTACAAGGGATAAGGATTATGTAATCTGAAGTGTCTTCTAcagaaattgttaaaaataactgaaaaaccTAGATAAGTCATCATGGTAGTCTAACTTctacatccaaaaaaaaaaaaaaatcaaaaccattcCTGTTTTGCACTCCTTCTGTACAGTTCATCATCTTTAAATGCTCTTTAAATGCTCATTATTGCATGTATTTTGTATACCAGTAAATAATAAGCATGTATGCCTTTCTAAATAGACCATAGAAATTGCCTCACAGGATTAGACTAGGAGTATGgaaattctgtgtttgtttatttactcCCAAAGCAGTTAAAAGTGCAAGTACTCATGGGTTGATAAAAAAGACCGTTCAATAAGGGGGGAGTAATAGGggagaataattttattttattttttaagtgatgtGTAATGCAGTTGTTCaaacctgctgactgatgcccagccagtcctTGAGCGgtggcagctcctccagctccctcccagTTCGACTGTTAAGCATGATGCCACATGGGATGGGATATCCCTCTGGCCAGTTTGgggcagctgtcctggctgtgtcccctcccagctccttgggcacccccagcctcctcctcgctggcagagcagcacaaaaagcagaaaaggccttggctctgtgcaagaGCTGCTCTGCAACTGAAACACTTGGTGTGTtgtcaacattattttaatcaCAAATCCAAACCCACCACCATACCAGATACTATTTAAGAAAGTTAACTCTATCCTAGGTGAAAGCAGCACAGTACAGTGTTCTGAGTACTCAAAGCCTATGCACCAATAAGGAAGCCAGTGCCTCAGCTAGTACACATAGCTGCCATGGATAgttctctgagaaaaaaaagttcctgaCCAGGCTACAGTGCACATATAAAACCAATTTGTCTCAAACACTGAATCCTAGGCCACCAGAGTTGTCTTCCTATGTGGATATTTCACCCCTATAAGTTAGCAGTCATCATCCagcctttttcttcagaatcatCCTGTTGCAAATGTCATTGCAATGACACTCTGAGCCCACAATAGCAAATACCAGAGCAGAGTGATTAATTAATTGTTAACTGTGAGATTTCCTGTGAAGGCtagaataaaaaatgcattcccaggggtggggggaagggaggaatcAGCCTTCTACCCATATACTCGTGAGCAAAAAACCACATGTCAGTCTTGAATGTGTTTTGTAGTTCTCTGTGCCTGCTTCCTTAAGCCTTTGTTATATGATCTCCCCACTCCAGAGAAAACATCTatgctttgttcttttccataaagaaaGCCCATGTCCAAAACCTGGGAATATTGGTTACAGAAGAGAATTATGTCTTCAGTCTCAGAATGGTTTCTGCCATCTTCCTTGATCATTTAGGTAGAAAACACTGTCCATAGCTCAGACATAATTGTCTTTTGCTTTGCATGGATAAAGTGGCAGTACACAGCTCATTGTATGAATTACTTGGATTCATTTGGATATACACTTAGGATTTATTATGGCTAATGTTGATGTAGCAAACAagatcatattaaaaaatatatacatgtaatatgttgtcattttatttaaatatttaccatttCATGTAAAAGTCTGATTATAGGAGTCAAAATGAGCTTACTGTTAGTTCAGTTTTACTAAATTCTTTCCACATTATGTCACATTGCAGGGGATCTTTTCAGTGAAAGTACCAGGTTTATGTTGGTGGTGTTAAGGTGTggattttttaaacagatcatacaaacttttctttaatgttCTATCTAGTAGAAGGGTTATAGCTGGGTCTACACTACTCCTAGAAACAGCAAGACAAGCAaggaaatttttaatttccactaTATAGTTTAGCCTTGAACAGTCTTCATCTAGAAGCAGTACATAAAAAATTGGTCTAAAAACATGATATGGAAGAAAGCAGACAGTTAAAATTATCTGGATCACaagaatgtttcttttcactgttcTGTAAATCAGATGTTTTTGTCCAATGCAAGTggttttttgtattttactgaGATGCCTGGTAAGAGAATAGTATGACAACGAAACCGTTacaaacaatagaaaaaaacaagctgtaACAAAAGACGCTGCAATCTTTGCAGTAAATTCACCAGCTTCTACCCTCTTGTTATAACATATGGGGAATGTTTCCTTAGGCCTTTCCTGGGCATCATATATTATAGTTGCTACCGTTATGCACATTACAATAAGCCATATaaagatagaaaaatatttagcaaattTTGGCTGACAGAACTTTTTAAGTACACGCTTTCTGAAGTTCTCCTTAACTGCTTGAGATTGTTGTGCATcgttatttttcttcagtgttgcATACTGACTCAAAGCAATCGTACATAAAATTATAATTGTAACATACATACAGACATGCGTAATGGTAGTCCCAAGGTGGTACGCTATCCTGCATATTCCAGATTGGTATGTCCACTTATGCGCATTTGCAAAATAGGCAGCCAGGAAAGGCATAGCACTGCATATGAGCAAATTTGCAGTGACAAGATTTACCAGATAAATGTACTGTGTTCTTCTTCTGAGTGTTTGCCTTAAAAATACGCAGGCAGCGAGAGTATTTCCAAAACCGCCAGTTGTAAATAAGAAAGAGTAGATGATGGGTAGAGCTACAGTAGTAGCTAATGATGGCTGGAGAACACATGTTGAATTTGTCATTTATGCTGAGTCTTCTTGCATAAATGGTGAAAGCTGAAACACAATTAGAGAAATTATTCCTCTGTAATGTATAtctagcatctttttttttttatgatcttattttaactgttcttgcttttcagtgttACTACTTCCTATCTTTGAAAGAAATTGTGAAGGAAAAATAGTGTTAGCTTATGtcaaaaacaaagattttatgTGCATAgaatctaataaaataaatgaggaagtGGAAGGTTTAAGCTAGGGTCTGACAATAATTTATGTGGTCTTGGTGTATTTCTAAATCTCCTAGAACATCTGTAACCTACTTTGGAAACCACTTCTAGACTATTTCAAGttaaataagcaaaagaaatgcaaagcattaCTGTAattgcagaaatgcagaggagTATTCTGTACCTCTGTTTAAGTAAGAATTAAACTGTACATGATTCTGGGACCTGTCTGGGtgcatttattttgtactgTTATCAGTATCTAATGTTACTTTGTTTAGAGATCTAATCTTAGAGATACACATTTGGCATGAATGATTTAGTCAGAACATATGAAACAGTTGCTGAAAAATGATGTATTTCCAAGTTCACTCTTCAATTTATTCTCAATTTCCAGACTGTAAGAAATCAAATCTAATTGGTGTTTAAAGTTCTGTACAATTATAGCGCATAAAAATGTGCCTTTCACTTACTAACCTGTAGTGAAGAGAGATTCTCTCGTTCACAAGTTTAGTGAAGTGTATCCAACTTAGCTATTATTCCATACAAaatcatatggaaaaaaaagcagatttcaaaTTTACAGGTtgagagtaatttttttttgaaatatctaTAAGCAAATACCAAAGAATATTCTGTGTAACTATGATAGAACACCTATACACCAAgatgatagatagatagataaataacaAGAAGTTGTAAAagtcatatttaaaaattatgccATAGGTCATGTTTGACAACTTGCAAGTTAAACCAAGTTTTTTTGTAGCTGTTGCATCTTTGCCTAAGTCCCACATCAGTCATTGAaccaaattatattaaattattttattgcaatgAGTTAAATTCATAAAGTAATTGTTGGATTCAGTTATTTAGAAATCTAATGACCATTTTTGTGTGAACCAACAGATTTTATCTGGTGAAACAAAGAAGTAGCACTTTTAAGCTTACCTATGCAAGCTGCAGGCACCTTCCTTTGGAGAGAGGGAATTTTTGTCTTACGTCCTTTTTATCTCCACTGCTGCAATGAGAAGGATGATATTTAATTCTGGAAAATAGAGTTACGAAAAATGTCTTTGTGACATAGGTAGGTTTTCAGAAAGTGCACTTTTCTTTGGCAGTGTCAGAAGTCAGCTAGGCTTTTAAAGTTCAAGCCAAAAATGTCTGtcaaaaaaaagtctttgcagTTAGGTCAGGATACAGCTCCAttagagaattaaaaagaatgaaatacagaagagtGGAAGAATGATTGTAACAGTCCTTTGGCCATGTAGCTATGGCACAGAAATAccttaaaatactttatatggTTCTTTCCTCCTTTGGGGGGTGGAGGAATTGTTACTGTCATGCTCTTTTAAGACTGCCCACTTcccagaatgaaaaagaaaagttgataTTTTATGCATGAGAACttattttcagtgcagtttAACTGTTTTTCAGTTCCAAGAGTTTTCATGAAGCTGACTCTGTTCCTGAAACCCACCTGCAGTAATAAGAGTGTATCCATGTCATATCCTCGTGCCAGTGACCAAATGAACAGATCGCTTCTGTCTAGTCACATGCTGGATTCTGTGGGAGCAGTTAACAGCTGATGCGTTCTAGGCTTACTAATCATTCAGGAAAACCAACTCAGATTGTGTCCAAGAAATGGTGTTTTACAGAAACCACCCAGAAGGCTACAAAGGATGTTTTCCCTCCTCCGGAAGAAGAGTGTTGATCACAGATGAGTCAAACTCCGCTTAGCTctgaatttccttctttctgatACATCTGTGGTCGTCAGATACGAGTTTTCAAAAGCCTTAAATAAGTTCCTCTATGAGAACAGAGGAGATACCATAAAAAAACTTCTGCAGTTTTACTAAGGTTCTCgttgtgtttgctttgcttcGCATATAAGCACCCACTGTAAGAATCCAATAATCCACTTTAGTGATCTACTATGGATttaattgttcatttttttgttgttgttctaaaaTGATGGACATGTATTCTGGCCTTTTATTTATACTAAAAAATTGATCTCGTTTAAGATTAAATTTAAGTGAGGGGAACTTGCTGAGAAATACTAGTAATTAGTTCATAATGCTGTAATTAGTTTGcatgcatattttaatttttgttcccgTTAAGCTTagttttaccttttctttcaacttttgAATATATAATTGtgtaaaaatttgttttaatagaaaGGTTCTTGTATTAATTAAATATCTAATAGTTTCTTAAGCAGTCTTAGAAGTCCTTGTTTTTGTGGTGTTCCATCCAGTTTTAGACACAAGAATAGATATACTGAAAATGTGCTAGGGGGAAACCGTGGTCAGATGCCAAAAGGTGCGGTTGCCCAAAGTCAgcagtttttttattattactcaGTTGGTTATTACCAGTAGCCTgtagtatttttaattcagtgctCATAATTCTTGCTATGCGAAGAGAtaatgctacttttttttctgatctattGTATGATAACAGATTAATACAGTGAATTACAGTCTATCAGACTTCATTTTGCAACTGGTTAGTGAGATGGGCAACAAAGGAATGGGATATtgtaagtaaaaagaaaaacaaaactatcagcaacaacaacaaaaaacaccaaaagtaTGTAATTAGTTCAAAACTGTAAGCACCTTTCTCATTCTTTAGGTGGACTATTTCCATCCACCTAACCTATAAATGGTTTATTTTATCTACAATACATTTGATGATACTCAAACAGTCCATGTGCATCTCTTATGCAATTCACTCGTAAGTTCTTCATAATGGTCTTCAATTACTTTCTTCACCtcaattatttatattttcagcaCTCTTAAACCATGGTTACTTACAATTTAAACTTCTTACTGGATTTTATATGCCAGCAAGCAATATATGTTGCCTTTTGGTGCTGTTTGCAGAAAACCTTTTTTGTGGCTCAAAACTGCAAAGACAAGGAAATTCACAGTGAGGAAACTTATTTCGTTTAGCCATTTAGAACTCATACCTAACTCTTATTATTTAGTACAACCATATATGACAGAGTGATCCGCATGCAAACCACTtgtctgctgcctctcccttctgTATTCTCAAGATGGTAGAAGACAGCCCAATCAACCTCATCTCCTTGTGCCTGTCACAACCTAGATGGAGAACTGTTCCTGCTGTACAACAGGATATAGAGTAGattggcagcagctgctcctcataggatgGAAGAAGGCAGCAGCCCAGTTACCCTTGGCTCCTGtagcagtcccagctctctctgtGCCATGAAAGGCCCAAGAGATGCACTCAGTCTCTGCAGCTTGATGGATGGAAGGCAACTGCTAGTATAGGGCACAGAAAGGTGGGTGCCTCTAAATGGATCCACTATGAATGCTAAGAATGAATCATCCTAAAAAAATGTATAGCATACATCAAACATGCAGCAGCCTTTAACTTGAAGTATAATTTCACGTACTTGGAATTTGATCTATTGGGTGGCTTTTAATACCAGGATAAGTCTCTAAGATGCTTTGACTACTACGTGAGCAATccatgtttcttttccaaaaaataatttaccaaGTAGCTTGCTTAGAACTTTGACTTTTGGTACTTAATTTTACTGCATTGTTGGGTTTtggagggttgttttttgttttgtgtatttgtttttaattaaacattaaaattgaAAGTTTATTGACTGCATAAACTCTAGGACAAAAGCACTACATGGTATCCATTTTTAATTGGACATCTAGATCAGGAGAGTTGGTGCAGACCACCATGGTTCCTCCCTGCCTGTTTATCAGCTCTCCTTGACGGCATGACCCGGTGTGTGTCCAGCCCTTCTGACTTGATATGATGAGGATTTTAGCTCTAAGTcagtatatgtattttatattgtgAGAAATCCTGATCAAAGTGAAGTCCTCTAAGTTCATTTTGAAATCTACTTTACTTGAATCAAGCACTGTACTGAATCAGTggatataaaatatttggtgGGTCTGAGTTAGATCTCTGTTAGACTGTCTCCTGTTGCTACTAATTAATGATTTACTTTCATCAGCTTAAGAACTGCCCTTGCAGTTCAGCAAAATAGATAAGAGTATTCTTATGTTGTTTGATGAGTTACAAGTGCATGCAATATAAGTTGCATATTTCTAGCAACTACTACTTTGTAGTATTTCTAGCATCCTTAGTGATATAGACATTGGGTTATATTGCACCCATACATATGATCATTTAGTTGTCACAATATGCAAGGTTAAGTGTTTCATAGCTCTCTAGGTAGTTGTtttacacacagaaaacacaagctAAACAATGCCTTTAAGCTGGGAAACTTAGCTTGAAGTTGATATTGCCAATAAAAATCATCTTCTAAAATGTTTAGACTTCAGAACTTCAATGCTAaaaaccttgattttttttttcccctggtgaAATTCTTTTTgtggcctccagaggtctcctttacaatatttgatttttaaaaagcagtgacTGCATATTGGTCAtgataattcttatttttaacttccaAAATCAGTTCTTAACATGAGAACTTTAATGATTGTTGTAGTCAAGTAGGTAgctttctctgttgtttttggttttttttgtgtgtgtgtttttgtgtgttttttgtttgttttgtgtttgtttttttttttctttttaccatactgtaatttgtatttttcaagtcAGATGTTTGTATGTAAGAGCATTTTGGCTTTCCCAGGTGGTTCTTAAGCTTTTGAGGAAATGCAAAAGTAAccaagcaaaaaatgaaaacctgaaatatgGTAATAAAGGTGAAAATGGTATTCAAATACCAATAGATAGATTCTGCTGGCTCTAAACTGGGGAGCTTTGTCTACAAAAGGAATTCCTTGCTGATAAACAACATTCCCAGGCCCCTTGGCAAAAGTCTTTTTATGAAGCTTTCAATGTGTTGTTGACCATATGTTAGCATCTTTACCTAGTGGGAGTTTTtgtgggaggaagagggagtatatttttcttttaaaagcacatgGTCATTTATATCTGTGCTTAGAGAGTTCTCTGTAGCAGCTGGCCTTGCTTTTTGATAAGATCAAAGGTGTGCAGTCTGTCCCTCTGTATGCAAACTTAAAGGAACCGGGACTCATCATTTACAGACAAAAGCAAGATAACTTCTGAAGGCATCATGtagcaaattatatttttctgatatattttaagtaattgattcagttcattaaaatataaacttagaaataaacactgattttcttttcttcctcattttgtttctcattttgaagTAGCGTGATACACAATCGGACATTTCTCTACCATTCATGTACTTACATCTATATTTACCACTCTAACTGTGGAGT carries:
- the GPR82 gene encoding probable G-protein coupled receptor 82, with protein sequence MTNSTCVLQPSLATTVALPIIYSFLFTTGGFGNTLAACVFLRQTLRRRTQYIYLVNLVTANLLICSAMPFLAAYFANAHKWTYQSGICRIAYHLGTTITHVCMYVTIIILCTIALSQYATLKKNNDAQQSQAVKENFRKRVLKKFCQPKFAKYFSIFIWLIVMCITVATIIYDAQERPKETFPICYNKRVEAGEFTAKIAASFVTACFFLLFVTVSLSYYSLTRHLSKIQKTTCIGQKHLIYRTVKRNILVIQIILTVCFLPYHVFRPIFYVLLLDEDCSRLNYIVEIKNFLACLAVSRSSVDPAITLLLDRTLKKSLYDLFKKSTP